Proteins found in one bacterium genomic segment:
- a CDS encoding serine protein kinase, producing MDAQERLDMDALPEISVPEELVWEGDFAEYLYKCVDYPPTIRTAHQRLADSLAHYGREEYTFLRRKVVRYNVFDDPFTPDHRHAIYGRNVDLSLMRIMRVFQAAAHGLGQERRMYLLRGPVGTAKSTFAELIALTLEDYTRKPEGQLFSPYWIVEPDDEEGIEILGTSTRRFERNRRDCPLHEEPLRVLPLDIREQVRSYIAGRAAEKVPNLFSVEGNPCTLCNSIFRKFMRRYNHNWKTVVEKHLRTQRYVLSKTLRQGIVITRPKSEKDQDVTEFLGSTDYANLGAFGSPTDPRTFDWAGHYMAANRGGLLFEEQLKFALQFLYDCLGASQEHRVQPRGFTEVDVDLFILGTTNEPEYKRLLQDDKMEALRDRMIVVDIPYILRLSDEVKIYRKFFTPERTGGKHMAPRTIYYASYYGLATRLEEPKKANLTLRDKIKLYDGRQVVGFSEDSIPELQKEAEREGLEPAISPRYINDKISAACMAEEGEKCVNFFSVLRELRDGLKHHQHITSEDQRKRYENLHAAAMAEMEEHIAGDIQEAASGSEDEMVELFERYISHTAAFINKERIRNPITDEDEQPETSWLESIENKIGITDHADFRQKVLNQMQRHSFQRERDKTKSPFDYRTDERLYSALRLFLFDQVKERINWERLIARKTIVDTRARAGEESEATESERVIDRVRQNLMTQKFGPERETYCEVCAQEVLVYFASALVRTRKKEG from the coding sequence ATGGACGCACAAGAACGGTTGGACATGGATGCCCTACCAGAAATTTCAGTACCGGAAGAACTCGTGTGGGAGGGAGACTTCGCTGAGTACCTTTACAAATGCGTTGACTACCCCCCGACTATCCGCACTGCACACCAGCGCCTCGCAGACTCGCTCGCGCATTACGGCAGGGAAGAATATACTTTCTTGCGCCGAAAAGTGGTGCGCTATAACGTCTTTGACGATCCATTTACGCCCGACCACCGCCACGCCATCTACGGCAGGAATGTGGACCTCTCACTCATGCGCATCATGCGGGTGTTTCAAGCCGCCGCGCACGGCCTCGGGCAGGAGAGACGTATGTATCTCTTGCGTGGCCCGGTAGGTACTGCAAAGAGTACCTTTGCGGAACTCATTGCGCTCACGCTTGAAGATTATACGCGCAAGCCGGAAGGGCAGCTCTTTAGCCCCTACTGGATCGTCGAACCGGACGACGAGGAAGGTATCGAGATCCTCGGTACATCCACACGTCGCTTCGAGAGAAATCGACGTGACTGTCCCCTTCACGAGGAGCCGCTGCGTGTCCTGCCGCTCGATATCCGAGAACAAGTACGCAGCTACATCGCTGGTAGAGCCGCGGAGAAAGTACCGAATCTCTTTTCCGTCGAGGGAAATCCCTGTACGCTCTGCAACTCGATTTTCCGCAAGTTCATGCGGCGGTACAACCATAACTGGAAAACCGTCGTGGAAAAACACCTGCGCACACAGCGGTATGTGCTCTCAAAGACGCTCCGGCAAGGTATCGTGATCACGCGGCCGAAGTCAGAAAAAGACCAAGACGTCACCGAGTTTCTCGGCTCGACTGACTACGCGAACCTCGGTGCTTTTGGCTCGCCGACTGACCCGCGCACTTTTGACTGGGCCGGACACTACATGGCGGCAAACCGCGGCGGGCTCCTCTTCGAGGAACAGCTCAAATTCGCGCTCCAATTTCTCTATGACTGTCTCGGCGCGTCGCAAGAGCACCGCGTGCAGCCCCGAGGGTTCACCGAGGTCGACGTTGATCTCTTTATCCTCGGCACCACGAATGAGCCGGAGTATAAAAGGCTCCTCCAGGATGACAAGATGGAGGCGCTGCGGGATCGAATGATCGTGGTGGATATCCCCTATATCCTTCGGCTCTCCGACGAGGTAAAGATTTACCGAAAATTCTTTACCCCAGAGCGCACCGGTGGCAAGCATATGGCTCCGCGGACCATCTATTATGCCTCGTACTACGGGCTTGCGACGCGGCTTGAGGAGCCGAAAAAGGCAAACCTCACGCTTCGCGACAAAATTAAGCTCTATGACGGCCGGCAGGTAGTGGGCTTCAGCGAGGACTCAATCCCTGAGCTCCAGAAAGAAGCGGAACGCGAGGGGCTCGAACCGGCAATATCGCCGCGCTATATTAACGACAAAATCTCAGCCGCGTGTATGGCCGAGGAGGGTGAGAAGTGCGTCAACTTCTTTTCCGTACTCCGCGAGCTGCGTGACGGCCTTAAGCACCACCAGCACATCACGAGCGAGGACCAGCGCAAGCGGTATGAGAACTTGCACGCGGCCGCAATGGCTGAAATGGAAGAGCATATTGCGGGCGATATCCAAGAGGCTGCGTCGGGTAGCGAGGACGAAATGGTCGAACTCTTTGAACGCTACATCAGCCACACGGCGGCGTTCATCAACAAGGAGCGCATCCGCAATCCCATCACGGATGAGGATGAGCAACCGGAGACGAGCTGGCTGGAGTCGATCGAGAATAAGATCGGCATTACCGACCATGCAGACTTCCGGCAGAAGGTCCTCAACCAGATGCAGCGGCATTCATTCCAGCGCGAACGCGATAAGACGAAATCGCCCTTCGACTACCGCACCGACGAACGCCTCTATAGTGCGCTCCGGCTCTTCCTCTTTGACCAGGTGAAGGAGCGGATCAACTGGGAACGGCTCATCGCACGAAAGACTATTGTCGATACTCGCGCTCGAGCCGGCGAAGAGAGTGAGGCGACTGAGAGTGAGCGCGTTATAGATCGCGTACGGCAGAACCTCATGACCCAAAAGTTCGGGCCGGAACGCGAGACATACTGTGAAGTGTGCGCTCAGGAAGTATTAGTATACTTCGCATCGGCGCTTGTTCGCACCAGAAAAAAGGAGGGTTAA
- a CDS encoding DNA polymerase IV, with the protein MEQPLSLQSFPRAFLHIDADAFFASCEQAVNPALKGKPIITGKERGIASAVSYEAKALGIKRGMSIREIKQICPGIIHLPSDYETYSLFSKRMFSIVRRYTALVEEYSIDECFAEITGLRRPLRMTYIEIAQRIKHDLETELGITFSLGLAPTKVVAKIGSKLRKPAGLVVISGKHLHEFLANVPIGDVWGIGEQTTAYLAQFGIKTALDFARRDERWIAATVTKPHREIWHELRGTAVLPLELEEKHDYKSISKTKTFTPPTSERAFILAQLSKNTENACIKARRHGLAARRVFFLLRTEVYRHVGYEIRLSRPTALPQEIVALIDAELNRVYSPHERYRLTGVVLSDLIASSVRQMDLFGDTLHALTLSKVYDAVDAVDRKYGKHTVFLGSSFKAIAGQQHCGERAESARRSTMLFRGECPRRRLGIPMLGEVR; encoded by the coding sequence ATGGAACAGCCGCTCTCACTTCAGAGCTTCCCGCGCGCTTTTCTCCACATAGACGCGGACGCGTTCTTTGCCTCCTGCGAGCAGGCGGTGAATCCCGCGCTCAAAGGGAAGCCCATCATCACGGGAAAAGAGCGCGGCATCGCCTCTGCGGTGAGCTACGAGGCGAAGGCGCTCGGCATCAAGCGCGGCATGAGCATACGGGAGATCAAACAGATTTGTCCCGGCATCATCCACTTACCGTCCGACTACGAGACGTACAGTCTATTCTCAAAGCGGATGTTTTCGATTGTGCGGCGCTATACCGCGCTCGTCGAGGAGTACAGCATAGACGAGTGCTTCGCAGAGATTACCGGCCTGCGCAGGCCGCTACGCATGACGTACATAGAGATAGCGCAGCGCATCAAGCACGACCTCGAAACAGAGCTTGGGATTACATTCTCTCTCGGCCTCGCGCCGACGAAAGTGGTGGCGAAAATCGGTTCCAAATTGCGCAAGCCCGCCGGCCTTGTCGTTATCTCCGGCAAGCATCTGCATGAGTTTCTCGCGAATGTACCGATAGGTGACGTGTGGGGTATAGGTGAACAGACCACCGCCTACCTCGCGCAGTTTGGCATCAAGACCGCGCTCGACTTCGCTCGAAGAGACGAGCGATGGATCGCGGCTACAGTAACGAAGCCCCATCGGGAGATATGGCACGAGCTCCGCGGCACTGCCGTGCTCCCACTTGAGCTTGAGGAGAAGCACGACTACAAGAGCATCAGCAAAACCAAGACGTTTACTCCGCCAACTTCCGAGCGGGCGTTTATCCTCGCACAGCTCTCGAAAAACACGGAGAACGCGTGCATAAAAGCGAGGCGGCACGGCCTTGCGGCGCGGCGCGTGTTTTTCCTGCTCCGCACAGAGGTGTACCGACACGTGGGCTACGAAATCCGCCTCTCCCGCCCCACGGCGCTTCCGCAGGAGATCGTGGCCCTGATAGACGCCGAGCTCAACCGCGTGTACTCGCCGCACGAGAGATACCGTCTCACCGGCGTCGTTCTCTCAGACCTCATCGCGAGCTCTGTGCGGCAGATGGATCTCTTTGGCGACACTCTCCACGCGCTCACACTCTCGAAAGTATACGACGCGGTTGATGCAGTAGATCGCAAGTATGGCAAACACACGGTGTTTCTCGGTTCGAGCTTCAAAGCTATCGCGGGGCAGCAACACTGCGGCGAGCGTGCCGAGAGCGCACGCCGCAGCACGATGCTTTTCAGAGGAGAATGCCCCCGCCGTCGGCTCGGGATACCGATGCTCGGGGAGGTGAGATGA
- the lexA gene encoding transcriptional repressor LexA, producing MTTLNQQRNKIAAFYRTHRRMPSYSEIAALMRYKSKNAAYRLAWRLIDAGVITRDSSGRLLPARLYGETPLLGLVEAGFPSPAEEELVDTMSFDDYLIENKEASYILKVKGDSMIDAGICEGDMVIVERTENPKVGSIVIAEVDGEWTMKYLRKRGERLYLEPANKAYKPIVPKEALRIVAVVKAVVRKY from the coding sequence GTGACTACGCTCAATCAACAGCGCAACAAAATCGCCGCGTTTTACCGCACGCACCGGCGGATGCCGTCATACTCGGAGATTGCCGCGCTTATGCGCTATAAGTCCAAGAACGCGGCGTACCGTCTCGCGTGGCGGCTTATTGACGCCGGAGTGATCACGCGCGATAGCTCCGGAAGGCTGCTCCCCGCGCGGCTCTATGGCGAGACGCCGCTTCTCGGGCTTGTAGAGGCGGGTTTCCCCTCGCCTGCCGAGGAGGAGCTTGTGGACACCATGAGCTTCGATGACTACCTGATTGAAAACAAAGAAGCGAGCTACATCCTCAAGGTGAAAGGCGACTCTATGATAGACGCGGGCATCTGCGAGGGCGACATGGTGATCGTGGAGCGGACGGAAAATCCGAAAGTCGGCAGTATTGTGATCGCCGAGGTTGACGGCGAGTGGACCATGAAGTATTTGCGCAAGCGCGGCGAGAGGCTCTACCTTGAACCGGCAAACAAGGCGTACAAACCAATCGTGCCGAAGGAGGCCTTGCGCATCGTCGCCGTTGTAAAAGCCGTGGTGCGCAAGTATTGA